In a genomic window of Allomeiothermus silvanus DSM 9946:
- a CDS encoding carbohydrate ABC transporter permease: protein MAHATASAHRGAHKSRRVSPGGLWFLAPALLFITAFTVYPALSAFWLSLHSEAPFSGNSVWVGSQNYQDLLRDREFHSSLLTTLFFTLMTVPLSIGGGLLAAVLLHRTLPGIRFYRILLFLPVAVPTATAAIAWRWLYHPVVGYINYALSLFHLPPVSWLQDPNVALAAVALAVAWQQLGLNAILLLAALQSIPEDLIEAARLDGATPANIFARITLPLLSPTLFFASIVGVIHAMTTFGPIDLLTRGGPANATQVAVYRIYTEGFINFRFGYATAQAVLLFILILGFTVLQNRLERRVHYQ, encoded by the coding sequence ATGGCCCATGCTACCGCTTCCGCACACCGCGGGGCTCACAAAAGCCGTCGGGTAAGTCCTGGCGGTTTGTGGTTCTTAGCCCCAGCCCTGCTCTTTATAACTGCTTTTACTGTCTATCCAGCCCTCAGCGCGTTCTGGCTCTCGCTGCATAGCGAAGCCCCCTTCTCGGGGAACTCGGTGTGGGTGGGGTCGCAAAACTATCAAGATCTGCTGCGCGACCGCGAGTTTCACAGCAGCCTGCTCACCACCTTGTTCTTCACCCTTATGACCGTGCCGCTCTCGATCGGCGGGGGGCTACTGGCCGCGGTACTCTTGCACCGCACGTTACCGGGAATCCGCTTCTACCGGATACTCTTATTCCTACCGGTAGCGGTGCCGACCGCCACCGCCGCCATCGCTTGGCGCTGGCTGTATCACCCGGTGGTGGGGTACATCAACTACGCGCTCAGCCTGTTCCACCTGCCGCCGGTCTCCTGGCTGCAAGACCCCAACGTAGCTCTAGCCGCGGTAGCCCTAGCAGTGGCTTGGCAACAACTCGGGCTGAACGCCATCCTGCTGCTGGCCGCCTTGCAGAGCATCCCCGAGGACCTGATCGAAGCCGCGCGGCTAGATGGGGCCACCCCAGCAAACATCTTTGCCCGCATCACCCTGCCCTTGCTCTCCCCCACCTTGTTTTTCGCCTCGATCGTAGGAGTGATCCATGCCATGACCACCTTCGGCCCTATTGATCTGTTGACCCGCGGCGGCCCGGCCAACGCCACCCAGGTGGCCGTATACCGCATCTACACCGAGGGCTTTATCAACTTCCGCTTCGGCTACGCCACCGCCCAGGCAGTGTTGCTATTCATCCTGATCTTGGGCTTCACCGTATTACAAAACCGCCTCGAGCGGCGGGTGCATTACCAGTAG
- a CDS encoding lysophospholipid acyltransferase family protein, whose product MSAVYRPRGLRQRLAAGILNLLGWKVVLEPPPGPKVVMVGYPHTSNVDFFYAILWAWATGRKMSWIGKRQLFGGLMGPIMRRLGGIPVDRDKTKNFVKQVAEIFAQREELWLVIAAEGTRSRADYWRSGFYYMALEAKVPIALAYLDYSRKEAGVGGYFMPSGDITKDFEIVQKFYADKVGHTPKNQGPVQLKPPNNP is encoded by the coding sequence ATGTCTGCCGTGTACCGTCCCCGCGGACTACGCCAACGCCTAGCGGCTGGGATACTCAACTTGTTGGGCTGGAAAGTCGTCCTCGAGCCTCCGCCCGGCCCCAAAGTGGTGATGGTGGGATACCCCCACACCTCTAACGTAGACTTCTTCTATGCCATCCTGTGGGCCTGGGCTACTGGCCGCAAGATGAGCTGGATCGGTAAACGGCAGCTTTTTGGCGGCCTCATGGGGCCAATCATGCGGCGGCTGGGTGGGATCCCCGTTGACCGCGACAAGACTAAGAACTTTGTCAAGCAAGTGGCAGAAATCTTCGCCCAACGCGAAGAGCTTTGGCTGGTCATCGCTGCCGAGGGTACGCGCAGCCGGGCCGATTACTGGCGCAGCGGGTTTTATTACATGGCCCTCGAGGCCAAGGTTCCCATCGCGCTCGCCTACCTGGACTACTCGAGAAAAGAAGCCGGGGTGGGCGGGTATTTTATGCCCAGCGGCGATATTACAAAAGACTTCGAGATCGTCCAGAAGTTTTATGCCGATAAAGTGGGGCATACCCCAAAAAACCAGGGCCCGGTGCAGTTGAAGCCGCCGAATAACCCTTAG